The Cyprinus carpio isolate SPL01 unplaced genomic scaffold, ASM1834038v1 S000000168, whole genome shotgun sequence genome has a window encoding:
- the LOC109106513 gene encoding gastrula zinc finger protein XlCGF57.1-like gives MEIIKEEREDVKIEDTFRVKHEETETHTEMASVKEESEDMKIKEVFSLKQEESEEQTDLMPLKEESHELNEMEEKDQIEKYHDFMTGEKSFSYSQTHKTETRNLKVQRRVHTGEKPFTCQQCGKSFTRKDSLKVHLKIHNGDGEKLFICLQCGTRFTQKKNLNAHLRVHTGERPHTCQQCGKSFTHKGNLKIHMKVHMGESLFTCQQCGKGFSHKESLKVHMRVHTGEKPYICDQCGKRFSRKDSLKVHLKIHAEEKPFLCPQCGNRFSLKKNLNAHLKLHTGGKPHTCELCGKSFSIRGSLKIHMRVHTGEKPYICDQCGKSFKQKKELNAHMRNHTGEKPFTCKLCGKSFTRKEGFKAHMRIHKGEKPFVCDQCGKSYRYKEGFKHHMRIHSGEKCFRCHHCPMSFSDRNHLKNHAKIHIEKTCICHHCGKSFTKRANLENHMRVHTGEKPFTCPQCGKSFTKRLNLENHIRIHTGEKPFTCQECGKSFTIKGNFKIHMRVHTGEKPYKCVQCEKSFSYHTELKRHVQRKCCFPQCDKSFRKSNFILNKDISV, from the exons ATGGAgattattaaagaggagagagaagacgtgaagattgaagacacattcagagtcaaacatgaagagactgagacacacacagagatggcgtcagttaaagaggagagtgaagacatgaagattaaAGAAGTATTCAGTCTGAAACAAGAAGAgtctgaggaacaaacag ACCTGATGccactgaaagaggagagtcatgaactgaatgaaatggaagagaaagaTCAGATTGAGAAATACCATGATTTCATGACTGGGGAAAAATCTTTTAGTTACTCACAGACTCATAAAACAGAAACTAGGAACCTTAAAGTCCAGAGGAgagttcacacaggagagaagcctttcacctgtcaacagtgtggaaaaagtttcactcGAAAAGACAGCCTTAAAGTTCACTTGAAAATCCACAACGGAGATGGAGAAAAGCTGTTCATATGCCTTCAATGTGGAACaagatttacacagaaaaaaaacctcaatgctcacttgagagttcacactggagagaggcctcacacctgccaacagtgcgggaagagttttacacataaagGAAATCTTAAAATCCACATGAAAGTTCACATGGGAGAGAGCCTttttacctgccaacagtgtggaaaaggtTTTAGTCATAAAGAGagccttaaagtccacatgagagttcacaccggagagaagccttacatatgtgatcagtgtggaaaaagaTTCAGTCGAAAAGACAGCCTTAAAGTACACTTAAAGATCCATGCTGAAGAGAAGCCATTCCtgtgccctcagtgtggaaatagattttcactgaaaaaaaaccttaatgccCACTTAAAACTTCACACCGGAGGGAAGCCTCACACCTGCGAgctgtgtggaaagagcttctcAATTAGAGGAAGTCTTAaaattcacatgagagttcacaccggagagaagccttacatatgtgatcagtgcggaaagagttttaaacagaaaaaagaactTAATGCCCACATGAGAaatcacactggagagaaacctttcacctgcaaactgtgtggaaagagcttcacacGAAAAGAAGGTTTTAAGgctcacatgagaattcacaagGGAGAGAAGCCTTTTgtttgtgatcagtgtggaaagagttacaGATATAAAGAAGGCTTTAAACAtcacatgaggattcactcaGGAGAGAAATGTTTTAGATGTCATCATTGCCCAATGAGTTTCTCAGACAGGAATCATCTTAAGAATCATGCAAAAATTCACATAGAGAAGACTTGCATCtgccatcactgtggaaagagttttacaaaaAGAGCAAACCTTGAGAATCACATGAGagtccacaccggagagaaacctttcacctgccctcagtgtggaaagagttttacaaaaAGATTAAATCTTGAGAATCACATaagaattcacaccggagagaagcctttcacctgccaagagtgtggaaagagtttcacaattAAAGGAAACTTTAagattcacatgagagttcacactggagagaagccttacaagtgtgttcagtgtgaaaagagtttcTCATATCACACAGAACTGAAACGGCACGTGcaaagaaaatgctgttttccaCAGTGTGACAAGTCATTTAGAAAAAgcaatttcattttaaacaaagacatttcAGTGTAA
- the LOC109096194 gene encoding zinc finger BED domain-containing protein 4-like yields MCLMKKKSVKWCTITKAVSYHIAKDMVPVATVEQVGFQKLLKTMDPRYELPSRNYFAREALPKLYTEIRQSLADRLADVTHFALTSDMWSSRTCEPYMSLRPCRTQLQAGNSKKKYLVAITTDNGSNIVKAVELNEWLRMQCFGHRLHLAIGHGMNDKRVTRAISLCKRIVSCFSYSWKKRRHLAEVQIQLGLPSHQLITESATPWGSRQQMIERVLEQEGALASPV; encoded by the exons ATGTgccttatgaaaaagaaaagtgtCAAGTGGTGTACTATAACTAAAGCGGTGTCCTATCACATTGCTAAAGATATGGTCCCCGTTGCAACTGTGGAACAAGTCGGATTCCAAAAGCTACTGAAAACTATGGACCCGAGATATGAGCTTCCCAGTCGCAACTACTTTGCACGAGAAGCACTGCCAAAATTGTACACTGAAATCAGACAGAGCCTTGCTGACCGGCTCGCTGACGTGACCCATTTTGCGTTGACCAGCGATATGTGGTCGAGCAGGACGTGTGAGCCTTACATGAGC CTGAGGCCCTGCAGGACGCAATTGCAAGCTGGAAACTCCAAGAAAAAGTATCTGGTTGCTATAACAACCGACAACGGGAGCAACATCGTCAAAGCGGTTGAGCTGAACGAGTGGCTGAGGATGCAGTGCTTCGGTCACAGACTGCACTTGGCTATTG GACATGGCATGAATGACAAGCGTGTCACCCGGGCCATTTCTTTGTGCAAAAGAATTGTAAGCTGTTTTTCGTACAGCTGGAAGAAAAGGAGACATCTTGCTGAAGTCCAGATTCAGCTGGGTCTGCCAAGTCACCAACTCATAACCGAGTCTGCCACACCCTGGGGATCCAGGCAGCAGATGATAGAGAGAGTCCTGGAGCAGGAAGGAGCACTGGCCAGTCCTGTCTAA